A single genomic interval of halophilic archaeon DL31 harbors:
- a CDS encoding hypothetical protein (KEGG: hje:HacjB3_13635 hypothetical protein), with protein MNVTVFIPEMPLNIALLNTDVAGSIRTQHPSIQTWFVGGHSLGGVAACQYASSHDVHGLVLFASYCNVDIRDESFAVLSVTGNADTVLDRENYQEAKTRFPPKTTTYEIEGMNHTQFASYGGQRGDSPASLSYDEAHQRLADVLSPWLRNHSSLLGLLAGISDRKNRTPRAEHTRDIQHATPVTVCGF; from the coding sequence ATGAACGTCACAGTGTTTATACCGGAGATGCCACTCAACATTGCGCTCCTCAACACCGATGTCGCTGGGAGCATTCGGACTCAGCATCCCAGTATCCAAACCTGGTTCGTTGGTGGTCATTCACTTGGTGGCGTTGCCGCCTGCCAGTACGCTAGTTCACATGACGTCCACGGCCTCGTCTTGTTCGCGTCGTACTGCAACGTAGACATACGCGACGAGTCGTTTGCCGTGCTCAGCGTCACCGGCAACGCAGATACTGTTCTGGATCGTGAGAACTACCAGGAGGCGAAAACTCGGTTCCCACCCAAAACGACGACCTATGAAATCGAGGGAATGAACCACACACAGTTCGCTTCGTATGGAGGCCAGCGTGGGGATTCTCCTGCATCACTCTCATATGACGAAGCACATCAGCGACTCGCCGACGTTCTCAGCCCGTGGTTGAGGAACCACTCAAGCCTGTTGGGACTGTTGGCCGGAATCAGTGACAGGAAAAATCGAACACCACGTGCTGAACACACCCGCGATATTCAGCACGCCACTCCTGTCACAGTGTGTGGGTTTTGA
- a CDS encoding Prolyl oligopeptidase (KEGG: hbo:Hbor_15570 prolyl oligopeptidase) codes for MRETPPATERRPVTETVHGEELTDPYRWLEEDTEEVREWTDEQNAYADYVLDSPTRDALRPSFEDVARVTEFGAVTAAGGRYFQTIEAPDEDHAVLYVRHSFEEEAIALVDPNTFEGAAASMNWFTVSPDGDRLAYGYDEGGQEQYDVRIVDTDTGRWLDVVPDAGRVNPGGFAWTDEGFYSVRTGGPSEGEMEETGDGDQLDKALYYHEHGDDPAEDDLITGDFSEHAWPQLEIDEETGTLFAAVHEGTTHSEIYRVEAGAEDPLVPLLTGYDATLGPHIGDGEVHFLTNYEADFSRVLTADIEMLTQGENVDPDEFAETVPETDAALQEITVAGDALVANHLRDASSELSVWEAGEKTETLPSPEFCTIDGVDADDDGGELYYVVHDFEEPDRVTRYWLGDGGGGTEVLGQADIELGVDVAVSQEFFESADGTEVPAFIVHREGLEPDGDAPTVLYGYGGFRIPQTPSFWRFAGPFLAAGGIFAIANLRGGTEYGEPWHEAGMLENKQNVFDDFHAVGEGLIEAGYTDSDHLGAYGGSNGGLLTGAALTQRPDLWSAILCTVPLLDMLRFHRFLLGESWTVEYGSPEDPEAFEYIREYSPYHNVEDQEYPATMFKTAAGDTRVHPSHARKMTALVQNHQTGDEPIILRTETDTGHGVGKSTEMIVEEQVDQWTWLCDQLGADVDGDHSC; via the coding sequence ATGCGAGAGACACCGCCGGCCACCGAACGCCGGCCAGTCACTGAGACGGTTCACGGCGAGGAGCTGACCGACCCCTATCGCTGGCTCGAGGAGGACACCGAGGAGGTCCGCGAGTGGACCGACGAACAGAACGCGTACGCAGACTACGTGCTCGACAGCCCCACCCGGGACGCGCTCCGGCCCAGCTTCGAGGACGTGGCTCGTGTCACGGAGTTCGGCGCCGTCACCGCTGCGGGCGGGCGCTACTTCCAGACTATCGAGGCACCCGACGAGGACCACGCTGTCCTCTATGTCCGCCACTCCTTCGAGGAGGAGGCGATTGCGCTGGTCGACCCCAATACGTTCGAGGGTGCGGCGGCGTCGATGAACTGGTTCACCGTCTCACCGGACGGCGACCGGCTGGCCTACGGCTACGACGAGGGCGGGCAGGAGCAGTACGACGTGCGCATCGTCGACACGGACACCGGTCGCTGGCTGGACGTGGTGCCCGACGCCGGCCGCGTGAACCCAGGTGGATTCGCGTGGACTGACGAGGGCTTCTACTCGGTTCGCACCGGTGGCCCGTCCGAGGGGGAGATGGAGGAAACCGGCGACGGCGACCAACTGGACAAGGCGCTCTACTACCACGAACACGGCGACGACCCCGCAGAGGACGACCTCATCACGGGTGACTTCTCCGAGCACGCGTGGCCCCAACTCGAAATCGACGAGGAGACGGGCACCCTCTTTGCAGCGGTCCACGAGGGGACGACCCACTCCGAAATCTACCGTGTCGAGGCGGGCGCTGAGGACCCACTCGTCCCGCTCTTGACGGGCTACGACGCGACGCTCGGCCCACATATCGGCGATGGGGAGGTTCACTTCCTCACCAACTACGAGGCTGACTTCTCCCGCGTGCTGACTGCGGATATCGAGATGCTCACCCAGGGCGAAAACGTCGACCCCGACGAGTTCGCAGAGACAGTTCCGGAGACCGACGCGGCGCTGCAGGAGATCACCGTCGCGGGCGACGCACTCGTCGCAAACCACCTTCGGGACGCCTCTTCGGAGCTCTCGGTCTGGGAGGCCGGTGAGAAGACAGAGACGCTGCCGAGCCCCGAGTTCTGCACCATCGACGGCGTCGACGCCGACGACGACGGTGGCGAACTGTACTACGTCGTGCACGATTTCGAGGAACCCGACCGTGTCACCCGGTACTGGCTGGGCGACGGCGGGGGCGGCACAGAGGTGCTTGGCCAAGCAGATATCGAACTCGGTGTCGACGTGGCCGTCTCTCAGGAGTTCTTCGAGTCGGCTGACGGCACCGAGGTCCCGGCGTTCATCGTCCACCGTGAGGGGCTGGAGCCTGATGGCGACGCACCCACTGTGCTCTACGGCTACGGTGGCTTCCGCATCCCACAGACCCCGAGCTTCTGGCGGTTTGCGGGACCGTTCCTCGCCGCAGGTGGAATCTTCGCCATCGCCAATCTTCGCGGCGGCACTGAGTACGGTGAGCCGTGGCACGAAGCGGGGATGCTCGAGAACAAGCAGAACGTCTTCGACGATTTCCACGCGGTCGGGGAGGGGCTCATCGAGGCTGGCTACACCGATTCGGACCACCTCGGTGCCTACGGTGGCTCCAACGGCGGCCTGCTGACCGGCGCGGCGCTCACCCAGCGTCCAGACCTTTGGAGTGCGATTCTGTGTACGGTTCCACTGCTGGATATGCTGCGGTTCCACCGCTTCCTTCTCGGGGAGTCCTGGACCGTGGAGTACGGCTCGCCCGAGGACCCCGAGGCGTTCGAATACATCCGCGAGTACTCGCCGTACCACAACGTCGAGGACCAAGAGTACCCGGCGACGATGTTCAAGACCGCCGCGGGCGACACGCGTGTCCACCCGAGTCACGCGCGGAAGATGACCGCGCTGGTGCAGAATCACCAGACAGGTGATGAGCCGATTATCCTGCGTACTGAGACGGACACCGGCCACGGCGTTGGGAAGTCGACGGAGATGATTGTCGAAGAGCAGGTCGACCAGTGGACGTGGCTCTGTGACCAGCTCGGTGCGGACGTGGACGGCGACCACTCCTGCTGA
- a CDS encoding hypothetical protein (KEGG: hmu:Hmuk_1052 hypothetical protein) has protein sequence MSDDNSTTHSRRQVMGWVGASAMLSGCVRSLPPLGRRVRLGKVEPPPVGSPIYRDWVPAPGAVEDTTFRVPDVLTAAPTRVQHVAEGGLAAFPRAVFESGLDWFGFGYDGYDRVIKVGAAYALVGDVTPETVAEALEPTGYESGGQYEEYRLFERSDVPRTVAVRPGAVLFATATGPEPSTERSGALVRALADADADRIDRHHEADPDFRHLSRAVGDRPVGWVGPASLDPTEEVVAGAISETVEGTEAYQLVHLLYPEGVEPPIRKLERAIEADERVAVSDRAELHSEGRLAIVEGVRGVKPVAEPSGPAWPQATWGVETGDESVTLRHEAGEPARADGLILLRVDSAGERTLAPTKFADRYDRVGPGDGIEVRLGEDTRQLVLEYRPTENRRGRLLSYRVP, from the coding sequence ATGTCAGATGACAACAGCACCACTCACTCACGAAGACAGGTGATGGGTTGGGTAGGCGCAAGCGCCATGCTCTCGGGTTGTGTCCGGTCGCTCCCACCGCTAGGCCGGCGCGTCCGCCTCGGGAAAGTAGAGCCCCCACCGGTGGGTTCCCCAATCTACCGCGACTGGGTGCCTGCACCTGGTGCAGTCGAGGACACGACGTTTCGCGTGCCTGATGTCCTCACAGCCGCCCCGACCCGCGTCCAGCACGTCGCGGAGGGCGGGCTCGCAGCGTTCCCACGGGCCGTGTTCGAGAGCGGGCTGGATTGGTTCGGTTTCGGTTACGACGGCTACGATCGAGTCATCAAAGTTGGCGCCGCCTACGCACTTGTCGGAGACGTGACCCCCGAAACGGTGGCGGAAGCGCTTGAGCCGACCGGCTATGAATCGGGCGGGCAGTACGAGGAGTACCGGCTGTTCGAACGCTCGGACGTGCCTCGGACTGTGGCAGTTCGGCCAGGGGCAGTACTGTTTGCCACAGCGACCGGTCCCGAACCGTCGACTGAGAGAAGTGGGGCGCTCGTCCGGGCGCTCGCCGACGCGGACGCCGACCGGATCGACCGCCATCACGAGGCCGACCCCGATTTCCGCCACCTAAGTCGGGCCGTCGGTGACCGCCCAGTCGGGTGGGTCGGCCCTGCCTCCCTGGACCCGACCGAGGAGGTCGTCGCAGGCGCAATTTCCGAGACCGTCGAGGGAACGGAAGCCTACCAACTCGTCCACTTGCTCTACCCTGAGGGCGTCGAGCCACCGATACGGAAACTGGAGCGGGCAATTGAAGCGGACGAACGGGTTGCCGTCTCGGACCGGGCGGAACTGCATTCGGAGGGCCGGCTCGCTATCGTGGAGGGCGTGCGCGGCGTCAAGCCGGTGGCCGAACCCTCCGGGCCAGCGTGGCCACAGGCAACGTGGGGTGTCGAGACCGGTGATGAATCGGTCACCCTGCGCCACGAGGCCGGCGAGCCGGCCAGGGCGGACGGACTGATCCTGCTCAGGGTCGACTCAGCTGGCGAACGCACACTAGCTCCAACCAAGTTTGCTGACCGGTACGACCGGGTTGGACCGGGTGACGGCATCGAGGTCCGGCTGGGTGAGGATACGAGACAGCTCGTGCTTGAGTACCGACCGACCGAGAACCGAAGGGGCCGCCTCCTGAGCTACCGTGTCCCGTGA
- a CDS encoding hypothetical protein (KEGG: hmu:Hmuk_1054 hypothetical protein), with product MAVYETVDFALSVLATASVLLGLAIAYQAYRGLRRHHDRQMFFLSTGMVLLFGASYGLALGSTLMLEATVVPLLYQELLRVTVRLFQVAGLCCIAYSMYAD from the coding sequence ATGGCGGTCTACGAGACCGTTGACTTCGCGTTGTCGGTGCTGGCAACGGCGTCGGTGCTGCTCGGGTTGGCCATCGCCTATCAGGCCTACCGAGGCCTACGCCGCCACCACGACCGTCAGATGTTCTTCCTCTCGACGGGCATGGTGTTGCTGTTCGGTGCCTCGTATGGACTTGCACTGGGGTCTACCCTCATGCTTGAGGCCACCGTCGTCCCGCTACTCTATCAGGAACTCCTTCGGGTGACGGTCCGGTTGTTCCAGGTTGCAGGTCTGTGCTGTATCGCGTACTCCATGTACGCTGATTGA
- a CDS encoding hypothetical protein (KEGG: hmu:Hmuk_1053 hypothetical protein), with the protein MLTYDARAGFETLCSAVPVGGTRVNENPSPDAVGLLNDDHARAILAAANEEPLSAAELAEQVDASPQTVYRRTDALTEAGLLAEATRPRSDGHHETVYVTIFKQLRVRLRDGAFEASVETGDDAADRLTDLWRRF; encoded by the coding sequence ATGCTCACCTATGATGCTCGCGCCGGGTTCGAGACTCTCTGCTCGGCAGTTCCCGTGGGGGGGACCCGCGTGAACGAGAACCCCTCCCCTGACGCCGTCGGCCTGCTGAACGACGACCACGCCCGGGCCATTCTCGCTGCCGCCAACGAGGAGCCACTGTCGGCTGCAGAACTGGCTGAACAGGTCGACGCTTCGCCACAGACGGTATACCGGCGCACCGACGCGCTGACGGAGGCGGGCCTACTGGCCGAGGCGACCCGGCCACGCTCGGACGGTCATCACGAGACGGTTTATGTCACCATCTTCAAGCAACTGCGCGTCCGGCTTCGCGACGGCGCGTTCGAGGCCAGCGTGGAGACCGGCGACGACGCCGCTGACCGACTAACCGACCTCTGGAGACGGTTCTGA
- a CDS encoding putative signal transduction protein with CBS domains (KEGG: htu:Htur_3209 putative signal transduction protein with CBS domains~PFAM: Cystathionine beta-synthase, core~SMART: Cystathionine beta-synthase, core) produces MVDNTTVDDIDDIFVAQLMTSDLMTVTPDTLVEEAADIMLDQTIGSVVVVNEEREIEGILTRTDFVAIVAGQKPKDQTPVSKYMTSNVITAEAGESIRTVADRMVNHGIHHMPVVDDEEGVIGIITTTDLTGYLSTAQTPSP; encoded by the coding sequence ATGGTAGACAACACGACCGTAGACGACATCGACGACATCTTTGTCGCCCAGCTGATGACGAGTGACCTCATGACCGTGACACCCGACACGCTGGTCGAGGAGGCCGCGGACATCATGCTCGACCAGACCATCGGCTCGGTCGTCGTCGTCAACGAAGAGCGCGAGATCGAAGGAATCCTCACCCGAACTGATTTCGTCGCCATCGTTGCGGGCCAGAAACCCAAGGACCAGACGCCCGTCTCGAAGTACATGACGAGCAACGTAATCACCGCCGAAGCCGGCGAATCCATCCGTACCGTGGCCGACCGGATGGTCAACCACGGCATTCACCACATGCCGGTCGTCGACGATGAGGAGGGCGTCATCGGCATCATCACGACGACGGACCTGACCGGCTACCTCTCGACGGCCCAGACGCCGAGCCCCTGA
- a CDS encoding Unspecific monooxygenase (KEGG: hbo:Hbor_34020 cytochrome P450~PFAM: Cytochrome P450) — translation MSDLPERPPGPDGWPVVGSFPEYARDAFAFETRLAREYGPLTFYSSLGRGFYQVNDPELIETVLVHQNQSFGKGELFHTIVDPVGGDGLLTAEGEQWRRQRHMANPAFHPDRIAEYSQIMVEETEALLSTWDDSETVNVHEEMMEVTLDIVTRALFGMTVDDGGAIADAMDVVMERVSSPISSIVPEWAPTPGNREFFRAIDRIDAVVDAIIEHHRNGKGREDSVLAALLAAQDEEGEGMDDELVRDEVRTLLLAGHETTALALTFTLFCLAQNPAAEDRLVGELETVLEGERPTMADARSLEYTEQVVDESMRLYPPVHGILREANEDVDLGGYTVPAGATVSLNQWTVHRDERFYDDPMVFDPSRWTDELKESLPRFAYFPFSGGSRRCVGDRFAKLEAKLVLATLYQDRHFELVSEPQLSLSPSITTRPTEPVLMRVHER, via the coding sequence ATGTCTGATTTGCCCGAGCGGCCGCCTGGCCCCGACGGCTGGCCAGTGGTCGGGAGCTTTCCGGAGTACGCACGGGACGCGTTCGCATTCGAGACTCGGCTGGCCCGGGAGTACGGCCCTCTCACGTTCTACAGCTCGCTGGGTCGGGGGTTCTACCAGGTCAACGACCCGGAGCTGATCGAGACGGTGCTCGTCCACCAGAACCAATCGTTCGGGAAGGGCGAACTATTCCACACCATCGTCGACCCGGTGGGCGGCGACGGCCTCCTGACTGCCGAGGGCGAGCAGTGGCGCCGCCAGCGTCACATGGCCAATCCCGCCTTCCACCCTGACCGCATCGCGGAGTACAGCCAAATCATGGTCGAGGAAACAGAAGCACTGCTCTCGACGTGGGACGATAGCGAGACAGTGAACGTCCACGAGGAGATGATGGAGGTCACCCTCGACATCGTCACTCGCGCGTTGTTCGGGATGACGGTCGACGACGGCGGTGCCATCGCCGACGCGATGGACGTGGTGATGGAGCGGGTGAGCAGCCCCATCTCTTCGATTGTCCCCGAGTGGGCACCGACTCCCGGAAACCGGGAGTTCTTCCGGGCTATTGACCGCATCGACGCCGTCGTCGACGCCATCATTGAACACCACCGCAACGGCAAGGGCCGCGAAGACAGCGTGCTCGCGGCGTTGCTCGCTGCACAGGACGAGGAAGGTGAGGGGATGGATGACGAACTGGTCAGGGACGAAGTGCGAACCCTGCTGCTCGCCGGCCACGAGACCACCGCACTCGCGCTCACGTTCACCCTGTTCTGTCTGGCGCAGAACCCGGCAGCCGAAGACCGGCTTGTCGGCGAACTCGAGACAGTTCTCGAGGGTGAACGGCCCACCATGGCCGACGCGCGGAGCCTCGAGTACACCGAACAGGTCGTCGACGAGTCCATGCGGCTCTACCCGCCGGTTCACGGCATCCTCCGCGAGGCGAACGAGGACGTGGACCTCGGCGGCTACACGGTTCCTGCGGGCGCGACGGTTAGCCTGAACCAGTGGACTGTCCACCGCGACGAGCGGTTCTACGACGACCCGATGGTGTTCGACCCCAGCCGCTGGACTGACGAGCTGAAAGAGTCACTGCCGCGGTTCGCCTACTTCCCGTTCTCGGGGGGATCCCGCCGCTGTGTCGGCGACAGATTTGCGAAACTGGAGGCGAAGCTGGTGCTGGCGACGCTCTATCAGGACCGTCACTTTGAGTTGGTCTCGGAACCACAGCTCTCGCTCTCGCCATCGATTACGACCCGGCCAACCGAGCCGGTGTTGATGCGGGTCCACGAGCGGTAA